Genomic segment of Danio aesculapii chromosome 25, fDanAes4.1, whole genome shotgun sequence:
gttcagctcaggtttgaggtgaggtgtctaaattgcacccagcaagctgaactggctctaggcgtgtgtgttgtgttttctgGGGAGAAGCGTAATGTGTGTGCGTACGTAgcaccggagcaagctgaactgccgctctaggcaaacgaTAATCACGCCCCCCTCAACGCGATAGTTAAAATgaaagggacccgttagtaaCGTGAGGACCGGGTCGCGGGGAGGGTGGTGTCGCCGACGCCGCTATGGACgggccggccctgtgtgtgtgtgtgcgtgtgcgtgtgtgtgtgtgtgaaaagagtgatgggctaggagatcttctcgccagttcttggactttttgcttgataaaatagttagtcgtcggtattttctagtccatcgtctgtatttacattcaaccactggcagccaaaatccactatgaagcgtgtatgcactgtgactacttttatattgttgattagcagctgggcatttcactctgcctcgcgctgaagccttgtccgtgtcgaccaatcgcagcaggctgtcattggtccaatcagcgcagattagcttcgcgctgaggaggggtttgggaacaaatgaatcgctgaacgattcatatgggagtcgctgggataattaggtaaaaataaatgcagattataagaccatgaaagtgttttttgaccttgcatgcatattagactgttgttggagacccttacaatctaaatatgaccctatttcatgtataatatgggctctttaataaactactaattagatGTTATAGTAAGGTAGAACTTGGGTTTTAGTTCTGAATAGGATTGGTAatgggtaggattagagatgcagaatgagattatactttataactactaattaATGGTTAACCTCTAAATAAAaggcacactctcagaaataaaaagtacgcgagctgtcacttgggtggtaccttttcaaaagatacaaatttgtacctaaaaggtccatattaatatctcaagggtacttaaaaagtacaaaagagtTCCTcataaaatgtttaggtacttaTGTATACGTTTGATGTACCAATATGGACCATTTAAGTACAAATTTGTTCCTTTtggaaaggtaccaccccagtgacagcttgtgtgcctttatttctgagaatgcaAGTAATAAGTCCAtaattaatagcatgaattgtgacctaaactaaagtgttaccgataatTCTTTAGTGCAGTTAGTATTAATTAAAAGTGCAGTAGTACTTATGCTTTACTgttacggtggctcagtggttagcattttcgcctcacagcaagaagtttgagtatttctgcgtggagtttgcatgttggcttgggtttcctccgggtgccccggtttctcccacaatccaaaaacatgtgatataAATGAAATGGATGAACTAtggaattggccatagtgtaaatGTAAGAGTGTTGTTCCCATCCCTTAAATTTAAAATTTCAGCTCTTGCCATCAAAAAGACAtttaggcaacctcaagtaaagaaaaatgtgtattCAAATGTCATTTGTGCCGACtgccattagaattttaaatactggAATCTAAGTATGTAAAGGgttttaaattgagtttttaatgtgataaatgtgatgacattgaatgtatttgtgttgcctgtgTTTTCTGTGGTGTGTGTAATGTGAACGCTGATCTGGTTGTGTGGTGAAAccaaagataaatttccacttgtgaacaataaagaaaataaagtatgggtgttttcccgtactgggttgtgggtggaagggcatctgctgcgtaaaacatatgccagaatagttggtggttcattccactgtggtgacccctgataaaaaagggactaagctgaaggaaaattaatgaatgtgggTAGATTCTGATTAGTATCAGTAGCGTTGCAATTTCTTTGCATGACAATCTAATTAGTCAGATCTCAGACCTTTTTTGCCTACAGCAAACAAATCCTTCCAGTTTTGCAGCACGAGCTATAAGGAAGAACAAACAGAGAGACCCGAGGCGAATGCCTTTTTACTATAACTATTGAGTCCATGGGAATGGAACCTATAACCTTGGCAATACACTAAGTCAATTTGATATGTGTCAGTATAAGCATACATATAATGATTAACTACGTTTTGCTTTTGTAATATGGTAATGGAATAACTTTAGGTACTATGATATTACCATTAGATACAGTAAATACACCATGTTTCTGTCAGTATTATGTTGTCATTTATGAGTTTTAagtttaatttctgttttttttttcttggttgtTCTTTAGATCATTTTTGTTGCCATGGTTACCTATGCTGTACACCTGTGTCTTACTTAATTTAGTAAAGTATAGATGAATTACCGGTTTGCAAACattgaggttgcagaaaaaaaacttttacagcgagggaatgacaccCGATGCGGTaaagagtttgttgttgtattagagataagttatattgattaattattaattattttttaatttaatttattaattattattgattattgaatatttacataagtgataaacacagttattctgGAAAAATTAACGTTATAGTGAGTggtgttcgtctgacaggtccatttgcgatagtctttggatgccaacaatgttgttctgtgtggtcatgtgcaaaaaaataatgttccttgattaccagattcaaaactttgtagtgctaaaaaccaaggttctgcccagccaaagacaagaaaagaagacagaactgtacaaggtctgggtaatcatcaacaagcaaaacaactgcattctgacagtgaactgcacagggtatgtaaacttacactaaccattcagtgtccgcagtttaattcaccaaaTTTAACGGTTTTCGCTGAAATctttgctgcaatcaaaaacgagtaaagTTTATGATTTAGCATAGCGTGAGCTTActtgatatgaaatgagaactgcagagtcaagcatttttaattaggtactcaatccattcagctcttctgatggctgttagccaaagacgtctagGGTTGGCATCCCACCAAGTCGAATTTGGCATCCcactgcacaacacgacatgtttgctattgcaaccggtatgcacggttgaacccgtgtgacgtaggttggtaattccgtaggttggtaattcccctatataaCCCTGTCTTTGTCGATTTGTTTTTAGTGGCTGTTTGAGTATTTTAGTTTCATATTACATAATATGTACATGTTGGATTATCACAAACTTTTTTAAATGATAGAATTAAGATTAAGATTAGCTTTAGGATAGTTCAAATGAAGATCCTTTACCTGGGCTTAAAGGAGCTGGTGAGGGCAATATGGTGCTAGTCTGGAATGAGCTTTTAATATCAAACAGTTCTGAGGAAAGAGGAAATAAATTGTCAAACCATCACGCATCAATaatttaaacacacagacacacaaacacacttgttttattaagaaaaaacttgttttattaaGAAAATGCATTAATCACACAAAAAGGTACCTGGAGTGCTGTAAAAGCTGGATTCTTCCTTGAAGGGGAGAATTGAACATGGGAAGTCTGCTGAAGAATGAAATAAAAGAACTTGGTTACAAAATGGTGACCTGAAAAGTTACCAATTTTCAAAAGAAACTCAGATGAGAGTCAGACATGCAGAGGCATTGTTAAATCCACTGAAATAATGTGAACTTTACACTAAAAAGGATTCAGTTGAAACCAAAATCTCTCTTGCTTTTACAGTACTTTGTGTTTGACTACTCACCATCTATTTCTGTTTTAATGTCAGCCGGTGTAAACATATCTGTTTGACCATACTGACCTGCAAAACAATAAATGAGagatgacaaaataaataaataaatggaatgtTTCAATACTTCTCAATAACAGAGTGTGTTTTGCAATGGCTATCATTACATTTCCAAGTCATTCCCACATCATGTTGTTGAAAACCAGTTTATCTTGCTGGTACGGTTCTCACATTTCACCTGCATTCGTTTTTCTGGATTTTATAAGGTTTAGTAACACACGGTAATGGAAACTGTATCAAACTTATAGTATCAAATGTAAACTGGCTATTTATGAACTATTGGGTCTTGTTAGAAGCAGCCATTGTTTTAGCAAAGTACATGTAATGTACATTCTTTAAAAACAGACTTGTGGTTTTACATTGTGTGGATTTCACCATGAAAATGCCTTTTTTAAAGAAAGACAACAATTCTCATGCACAATATCATAATGAATGCAACAGTGACAAAGGTTCAATGGCTCCCCTTTCAAGCCCATGCTTTTGAGTATTCACCATcgccaaaaaacattttttttctctcaaaataacgattatattgtaaaaaaagtgGCTTCCTGCTATTATTTCCTTTTTGAAAACAGACAAGCTCTGCCAAAGACGCTTGGTATTAATTACTGAAACTATCAAACAAAGCATAATCCATAACTGCTTAATTTTTGGATTGCAAATATTAAGACAAACAACTCAGTGGcgatgtcaaaacagcttaaaaaacatgtcaaattgattggatgtcaattgactaccttgatgtcaaaattacattaaattgacaTCTGATATTGGCATCAAAACTTAATCATAGGACAGTCCTGTAATTgattttggatgtgtttttaacaCCAATGCaggatgtcaatttgatgttgttttaacaTCAAGGTTTAAATCAAGTGTAAATGTGTCATTTGTAATTAAAGCTTTgagatgaataaaacttttcttacattataatactttttgtgtcattattttggtggtcaaaaatgGCATCCATGTGTGGCTGTCAAATAGACATTAAGGTTTTGACATGAAATCGATTAGCCTTTTTGATGTCATGCTtcatgtcaatttgatgttgttttgatatcaaggtgcctgctgggaACATTCATGTTCCATAGTGCTCCAACTAAGTTTGGTTTTTGATATTTTTCACTTTAATTTGAGGGGAAATTCAAAGAGAGACAAGAAATGATTGGACAGGAGAGAGGAGAATTGGATTTGGAACCACAAGCTAGGTCACCCAAAGACCTGTTACTCCAAAGGCTATGGCTCTGACCGGGATAATCATTACTTTATTGTTCATAAAAATGAACATTCCTATAATAACACAACAACATCCCCAACACTATCCTCACCCCAAATCCTATTATACTCCATCATTGTCAGTCAAAGGGAAACTATAAATTATTGAGTAATCCCAACCCAAAACCAACACTTAAACCCAACCGTAACTATCTGAAATCCTGTTGATAGCAATGTTGATCCAGGATAAACAATGTTGTTGATTCAGTGACATGTTCTACATGGCAAAATcccatttataatttttttcagagcTGGCAAGGTAGACAGGGTGAAGCTTCAACTCAGCTACATCTGGATCTTACCATTCCACTTGAGGTCAGTCAGGCTCTGGAAAAGAATTGAACCTACGGATCCGGCTGCCCGGGTGAAGTCTTGGAAGCTCATATTGCACAGTTGCCTCCCGTCAAGGTCAAAGTTTTGGAAGGGAATGCTGGTGGCATCAATTTGGTGCATGTCCAGTGTCTGTTGGAGCCATTCCCATACCTGGTACTTGGTCCAGTTCTGAGGGTGAGGATCCTGAGTCCAAAATCGACTTGATGTCATCATAGAAACTGTGGATACAAGTTGAAGGAGAACAGTTTAAAAAGTTGCCACTGTTAAAGTGGATAAGTAaacatgttgtacgcacagacatccattagcatacataattaattttgtttgttagcgcaaagatttgtttcaaaactatttctaaattcaattctaatttccagcaaatgaataaatgaataataacaacGAAGTGTgatcaaacaactgagttatatccaaatacacatgctatgccccatatggtccaaaacctgacaggtggacaaatctaagcttgtttttattcaaacaaatataaatatgcatttaataaatactactactaatgaaaataacattataccaaagcaagttgtcatgaataaacaaaaaaaagacccccaagatgaaggcagtggtttttatatttatgtagaaaataatatttttaaaaatgtttaaatcctttaattctttttcatttgtaaaaatatttgcatgttgctgtacattctgcgtgttttaagcagtgtgtaagcaaagcgcacaactaacgtgctttGCGCTGAACTTTATAgcaatagcaatgcgccaacaatgcgccttaacacacctcttttctagaccgaaacacccatgagtccacaacgTGGTGCAaacggatttgctatttaaacaacttgacggaaaacaggaaaattagggttgcgatggtctgaaaatagcaatacgTCGTgaaaacacgtcttgcaccttattgtgccgggtgtatttTAGGGCCCACAATGTGCGATTTCGGCCACAATTTGATCATCTGAAAAAAAATTTGGAAATCCCAAAAGATTCTTATGAGAAAGAAACTCTAGTGTCTGATCACTAGTTTGGCATGTTCACCAAGAGCCAATTCATGACAGTTCCAATCAAATGTTCCCTTCAATTAAATTCTGTGGCAGAGTCAGaaaatttcagacactttcctgtaATGGGATTTTCTTACAAGTGTCAAACAGGAGCACTAAACCTGATGACAATCAGTAAAACAACTACAAACTATGTCAGGGAAATGCCAAAACAGCTTAtttctggtttcatcttcaaggTGAGGTATCATTAAAATTACACTACAGAGTATTTAGGTTTACTTTAAGGTATCACTTCAGAATGTGGATTACCGAATGTTTCATGAATTGATAATGTCAAACTCCACATGAGTCTTGCATGTATCTGTGTTTGGCACCtcttcattgtcattcagtctgacattatgacaactAAGGTCTTACATTTTTACACGGGATCATGTTTTTACAGCCTCAAAAACTACAATCATAAaggattcatttaaaaaaatgtgagcCAGACTTAAGCAAGAACACAGGTTTTCAAAAAACCCTTGGGGACTCTCTCTGTCCTGCTAAAAGAATTGTCTGTTAAGGTCCGTTAGATTGAGGTTGAAAATAATCTCTTCAGGACAATGTCCCTCAATAAATAGCTATGAACACCTCTGATCTAGAATAACCAGAAAAGAAATACTAACTGTACCAGAACAAACTCAAATTACTGGAAGCTTAGGAGCTTTTCAATCTTGTGGACCAACACAATCATGGTACTCCAAACTGACTCGAGGGTACAGTTTATTAACCAGTAGTGTCTTTGTTGAAGTAAATTCTCTAACGAAGTTTTGCTTGTTTAGATCGAGCCAAAGTCTTCAAACTGGCTGCTAGTGACCCACTGTCCTTGAAAGGTAATTTCCAACCTTTCTCATCTCACTTCCTTATGATTATCAAGTCCAAATCCAAAAGTCCTGGAATATCTAGTGTAACCCCCGCCGGTCCTACATcacccaacccactccgagctgggATTGACCTTCCGCATGGCAGTCAGTTGCTCTAagaaggaggctaaagactatggcctCTAGTGACTGTCGCTCGAAcatctttagaggtcagaggagtgaggtttacctgcacagcacttcactagctggcctgcattacactcacccccctaaacctcactcccatccaggtcacggcaccGTCAGTCCTAcatcacccaacccgctccgagctgggatcgaccTTCCGCATGGCAGTCAGTTGCTCTaagaaggaggctaaagaccatggcctctagtgacTGTCGCTCGAAcatctttagaggtcagaggagtgaggtttacctgcacagcacttcactagctggcctgcattacactcacccccctaaacctcactcccatcacccaacccgctccgagttGGG
This window contains:
- the ehf gene encoding ETS homologous factor isoform X1, with the translated sequence MVLQASGVMSIPATVSVDNQLPASWTTHYNCTDVSMMTSSRFWTQDPHPQNWTKYQVWEWLQQTLDMHQIDATSIPFQNFDLDGRQLCNMSFQDFTRAAGSVGSILFQSLTDLKWNGQYGQTDMFTPADIKTEIDADFPCSILPFKEESSFYSTPELFDIKSSFQTSTILPSPAPLSPDPKRSQVKRHNPRGTHLWEFIRDILLNPERNPGLIKWEDRSEGVFRFLKSEAVAQLWGKKKNNSSMTYEKLSRAMRYYYKREILERVDGRRLVYKFGRNARGWRESEK
- the ehf gene encoding ETS homologous factor isoform X2, with the translated sequence MVLQASGVMSIPATVSVDNQLPASWTTHYNCTDVSMMTSSRFWTQDPHPQNWTKYQVWEWLQQTLDMHQIDATSIPFQNFDLDGRQLCNMSFQDFTRAAGSVGSILFQSLTDLKWNGQYGQTDMFTPADIKTEIDDFPCSILPFKEESSFYSTPELFDIKSSFQTSTILPSPAPLSPDPKRSQVKRHNPRGTHLWEFIRDILLNPERNPGLIKWEDRSEGVFRFLKSEAVAQLWGKKKNNSSMTYEKLSRAMRYYYKREILERVDGRRLVYKFGRNARGWRESEK